Part of the Canis aureus isolate CA01 chromosome 3, VMU_Caureus_v.1.0, whole genome shotgun sequence genome, TTACCTGGATCCTGagaaatcatgaaagaaataTATGGAGCAAGGCATAGGGAAGAGAAGACATATTAAGGAACAGGTGGCCAAGACCATGGTAAAGTTCAGGATCTCATTAAACCAACCAGTGGGAAGGTGTATTCTTGGTGGGGATGGTCAAGAGGAGGAAGCTGAAGATAAATAAGCTTTGTTAGAATTTGGCAGTGAAATTTGGGCAGATCTAGACCTACTGATTTCACATTTCTCAGGTAGAATGATTTCCCAAGATGAAATCTAGAGATTTTTTttggcaaaggcaaaaaaaaaaaaaaagtaaagggagaAAGGCAGCTAATTTCAACTGCTGGTTAAACATGTAACAGTGAGTGAGGAGAAGCAACATGAGATGGAagttaaaattctagaaattccACAGAACATTCCTTAGAGGTAGAGGAAAGCAAGTGAGGACTGCAAAGCATCAGAGGCATGTTTCATTATAGCCTCCCCtccaaacaacaaacaaacagaacacaTGAGACCTAAAATGTATGGAAATCCAGGAAAGACATCATCTAGAGTGTGTGGTACTTACTTGTGCAGTGAGGGCACAAGCTCAGAAACATCACAGTTCAGTTCAGGAATCCACTGAGAACAATCTCCAACTGAAACAAATGTGGGGGTTACCCTCTCTGTGGGGCACGTTTCACAAACTTTATTGCAACAGGTAGTGGAAACCCCACACAGCCCTGAAACTATCTGCCCAGAGGTCCCTTAGTACAGAACCATTGtatcatgaaagaaagagagagagagagaacaaagaaatggaacagaaatgaagAGATTCTGAAtatgctgaattaaaaaaaagtaagagtatTTTGAGTGAGACTTACTGACTAGAATTGCCATTCTTGTTCCATAACTGTTTTTacaaacttctttctttctttctcttgcctatTTGTCTCATTCCCTCAAGAATTaatggagatctgggatcaagttaCATATCTATTAGCATTCTTGTCAGGGAACAACTGAGCACCACCTACACAGCAGGTATTCCATAAAGCAAACACAGGATGTTGCGGGGGTGGGGAAGACTAACACTGGAGAAAATAAGAATTCTCATTCCTCTTCTACCACAGTaagttaggaaaaaataaaactgtctaaacctcagttttcctGCCCCAAAATAAGAACACTAAAACTTGCTTTACCAAActccttttcatttcattgagAAAATGGAATCAATTACAGATggagaagtattttaaaagtcCAGATAGTATACATATCATGACAGGCTAacaaggaaaaatgaacaaaaaaggaCATACTTTGTTGAAACCTTAATTTCTCCCACCTATAAATCTCCAAAAGCAAGACTCATTTCTTCACCAAAACCTTCCTCAATGCTTTCTTGACATCCTTGTTTCTCAGACTGTATATTAAAGGGTTCAGCATGGGGATCACTGTGGTGTAGAACACTGAGGACACCTTCTCTTGTTCCAGGGAATTACTGGAAGGGGGCTTGAAATACATGAATGTGATAGACCCAAAGAAGATCCCCACAGCCATGAGATGAGAGCTGCAAGTACCAAATGCCTTGGACCGGCCCTCTGAGGATCGGATTCGAAGGATGCTGTAGAAGATGAAGGCATAGGAAATGCAGACGGCCAGAGTGGGTACCAAGGTGTTAAATCCCGCAATGATAAAAAGCAGAAGCTCATTGAGGTGTGTATCGGAGCAGGAGAGATTGAGGAGAGGAAGAACATCACAGAAGTAATGGTTGATGATGTGGGATCTGCAGAAAGACAGTTGCATCATGGCACTTGTATGGGCCACGGCGGAGAGAAAGCCCAGGCTGAAGGCAACCAGCACCAGCAGTGAGCACACTCGGGGGGACATGACCACACTGTAAAGTAGGGGGCTACAGATGGCAACGTAGCGATCGTATGCCATCACGGTCAGGAGGTAACCCTCAGCCACTACAAAGACCACGAAGAAAAAGAGCTGCGTCATGCACTCAGAATAAAGGATCATATTCTTCCTCCCTAAGAAGTTCACCAGCATTTTGGGGGTAATGACAGAGGAATAGCAGAGATCGATGAATGATAAGCTGCTGAGGAAGTAGTACATGGGGGTGTGAAGGGAAGGGCTCAGGGTAATCAGGAGAATCAAGCCCAAGTTCCCCACCACCGTCAGGATATAGATTCCCAGGAACAGGAGGAAGAGAGGCTGCTGgagctctggctgctgtgttAGACCCACTAACACAAACTCGGATGCTGTAGAATGATTTCCTGCAACCATTCTTCTTTAGAGATCTCTGtggaattggaaaagaagaagtataTTAAAGTGGATCTTTACTCTCTGTCTAAACAAAACCAGACCTGCAAAAGGAAAGTCCAGAAACAGATACTGAATCACAGCTTTCATTATCTCTGGTCCTGTCTCCCTAAAGCACCCTGTCCTGTGTTTATATTAGTAtgtactttttgttttcctttgtttcctatgTTTATATTagtatgtactttttattttcccttgtttCCCCCTTCCATTCATAGAGCCTTTAATTAACTTCTTTCCAGTTAACTTGCTAAGCTCGTATAtattacacatgcacacacatacacattttgtaATTTGCTTAGAATGTAGAATAGTATTattaacacaatttatttttgcatcttcccttctcaattaaaaaaaattcttacaacaTTCCTTCAAAACAACTGATGAACATAAATAGTGGTATAATATTCGGTGGTGTAGATATACCACTAAATATTACATCTTCTTATTGATAAGTTAACTTTTTCCTGGATTAAAAAATGCTACTATCAAAtacattgtcatttaaaaatgtacatacacatacCAGTGTTTTATTACCGTGAAGTAATGTCCCAAGGGAGATATTTATGGGTCAAAGAGATTATAAATTTTTACTTCATATAAATAGTACAATGTTGCTTTCCAGAAAACTATAGTAATATACACTTTCTGTAGCAATACATGAGTGTCCTTTTTCCTGCATCCCCACTAGCAATATGCATTAGCCATTTTTGCCAATGTGTTGATTGTTGTTACATGATGAatcattatttattgatttgtccttttttatcttctaatgaaaataaacagattttcaTAGGACACTGGCCATTCGAATTTGATCTATAAATTGCTAATTGTGTTATTACTTTCTTCTTAAATTGTCTATTACAGAAGTTAAACTGTCCTCTGAatcctttctttcagatttattgCTTAAGAATTGTTTTCACTTGTGGTATCATTgctgtatacattttaaaatctttaaatagccacatatatttgatatttttaacttataGATTCCAGATTTTCAGTCTtgattgaaaatatttctataagtGAAATTTAGAGAACGTTGATGAGAAAATGAAGTTCTAACAGTAGCTTGAGAATGTAGAGATGTGCAGGAGATTTACATGAGGTACAGGATGGTCAGAGCCTAATTATATGCACAGAATCATCATATATCTTTTAGTCCTCTTGGTTAAACCACCAGTATCACAGtgctaaattattttctttaggaGCATGAAAAATAAATCCACCAACTTAAGAAATATTACCATGCTAATATTGTCCCTGGAACATAGTATGTACTTCACTAAATGCATTTGTTCTTCATAAAAAAAATCTGGTCAGAATATTACTCAATTAACTTCTCTCGCCAACATGTGGCCCACAAATTCCTCTGGGGGTCAGAAAAAGAGTAGAGTCTTAGGTGATGTGAGAACAAGCCAAAGTCATCTGAGAGCCAAAGAATGTGAATGTTTCAATAAGGAAAGTAGGGAAAGAGCCCAGGCTTGGGGTCAAAGGCTTATTGGTGGGAAATTTCCAAAAGGAACTCCTGAAATGGGCCCAGGATGATGTCTAATAGTCATTACTGAACAGCAAAACAGATTGTGCTTGCTTAGAAAGCAAGACAGAAAATGATTCTCCTGAAATGCTCTGCTGCCATTTCTTCAAGGGGAATGAAATAGGCTTCCTATTGACAACTACTGAGGATACATGTTTGAATTTTGTGAGGGCATTTATAATACCTAGAGGAGGTAGTCTTCCTACAGAAAAGGAGACCAGAGATGATAATGATTATTCTTCCTCTTCCTCGTTGATTGTATATTgcttctaagtgctttacatatattatcctACTTAAGTTTTCAAGAACCCTTGAAATAATAGGTACTATTTCtaatccctattttacagataaaatactGTGGTGCAGAGAATTTAGGAGTAAAGTCAGGAATTAAAACTAGGGAATCTTGTGCCAGATTCCATGTTCTTTTCCACCAAGCTCTTCTGCTTTTCCTTAAAGGATGGACTAAATCTATTATTAACATCTCTTGCTTTCTAACTTATTACAAAGCCttaagagacagacagacaaggagATTTGGACATTATGAGATGTTATAGATGGATGTTATAGATGGTTCAGATTTCAAAACTTCCAGGAAAGGACAAATCTTGATGATGTGAAAGAACAGGAGCATAGGGTTCATGTGTTGTGAAGAACATGGGGACAGCATACACCCTGAAGTAGTTTAAAACAAGCCTAATAGAAATCCAATGCAAACTTCTGGATCTCATAATTTTACCTAACACTGACTGTGGCTTAaaggaaatacataaaagaaaaatatttatttttggcatttgAAGAACCTGCTATCTAATAGAATACTGAGTGTACTCAAAATTATTTAAAGGACATTTTCCATAGCACCCTTAATGGGGCACATTGTGGCACTCTGTTCATAGCCTAAGGCAACATTTCCCAGGCAATGCTCACAATGTCttgtgaagaaaaagaacaaaagaaacccAATAGATGTGCTTCCATTTTCAGATATTTCCATCTGCCTCTCTTGGAGGTCTACTATAAACATATGTTCGTTAAAGGCTCTGAATAGTGCAGTAGAAAGAAATCTGTTCAACTATGTTAActcagtatttatatttatttgataatgaaaatgttttaagctCCTTTAGGAGCTTAACAAGAAAGAACTTAGATCCTGTTCAGCAAGCCAGTGAAAAAGCTTTGATATCAAAGGAGGCTTATATTAAGGGCTGACCTCACTGTAGATCACTTTCCAACATGAGGCAAGTCATTTAACATAAACCTCAGTGTTTCAATCTGTGAAGTGGGAATGATAATACCCACTTCAAAAAAATATTGTGATAACTAAAATAATGAATTGAAAGGTTCATTATCTAAAAACACTACGGGTGTctggtggtgcagttggttgggtgaccaactcttggttttggttcaggtcatgatctcagggttgtgaaattgagccccgtgttgggctgcTCACTtggtgcggagtctgcttctccccccttcctctccccctcctgcttgtgctttctctcttttttaaataaataaatctttaaaataaaataaaaaggctaattaaaatgtaattttttaaaaaagaaatatattcactATAGAAAGGAATACAATACGAAAAGACAGAAATATACTGCCTTGGCATGAAGAAAGGCATGTGTTTCTTCTTCATCCTAGATCTTTCACCTTGGTATGaatagtgaaaatattttaagcatttggAGTGGTTAGGTTTTAAAACATTTGTGCCTCTAGATTTGGAAATTTTGAGAGGGATTGGAAGTGTTAAGTCATTCTGGGAGGGAGCTGGAGAATAGAAGGCTCTTTATCTCAAAAGGTGTAAAGCACTTTGGCAAGTGATTCCAAAACCAGCAGGAAACAGAACATTAACTAAACAGGCTGAAAGAGCTCTTAATCTATCTTATACTGGCATGAGAATACTCCTTCAAGATATATGAGGGGTAGGGAGGGATGTTTAATATTCTGTCCAATAATTAATACTCTACCTGCAGTTGTATCTGCCTTTGTATCTATAACTCTAAGAGACTTGTTGTGTGGGCTGGTGTATAAGAAGacaaggaaaatgaataaatacatagataggAAGCACTTCAGGAAAGGAAAACCTTCAGAGTCCCATGGAAAGTCCAGTGACATTCTCCACACAAGAGCTGGATGAACTTAGACTGGGAATCATTTCTGCAGTAGGTTGTGATCCAATTTATAAAGAAGAAGTGACAAGGCAACATGAATGGAAGACATAACCAAGTAGAAAGAATAGTGGGGCAAGTGCTCCTGGTAAAACCAAAACATTGCATATGGTTAGCATTGCTCCTAATCACTAACTACCCTTCTATTAGATGGAGTACAACTGCCACAAATGAAACTGGCCACTTACCTGGTTCCGAACAAAGATTGAAATTCTTAGGCATTGTTTATTTTGCTCATAACACAGAACTGTGCTATAGCCAAGAAAGAGAATAGCCTCTTCTGTTGTCTAACATGCACATTTATATGTCAATGACTAAATTATTTGATTGGCTGAAAGTAAAAGTCGAAATTCAACTGGTATTACTATCTCTCTGGATCTTGAAGCAAATCCTACTTAGCTTCTCTAGTCCTAAAAGCAAGAGGGTAAAGTGAGATGCAAATTTTATTTGAGGTTTATTAAGCACACAGATATCAGTAGAAATACTTAACTCTCCTGCACACGCAGGTCCCTAAAGACCTACTGAGCCTAGAGATTACTGCTGTGCTCACTATTTAATAACCCTTTGCAAAAATGATATTATCTTCTCACCCTCCTCCCATTGCTATATTTCCCAAGAGTAGTAAATGTgctttcttattttatgttttcaagttACCAATGGGGATTCTGAAACACAGAGAAATTGCATCGATGATTCTCAAAAGTCTGCAGGCAGTTACTGGTTCTTCACTACTATTTCATCAGtcggtttttttaaaaaaggagaaaataatgaaatgtaatttttccCTAATGCTAAATTGATTCaactttttgtcctttattttatttatttattttttattgtagtacaTCTATCTATCtgacacaaaatttaccattttaagtgtacggttcaatggcattaagtacattcacactgttatGTGATCATCATCCCCATCCATCTCTGGGAGTTTTTTATCACCCTCATCTGAAACTCTGTGTTCATTAAGAAATAATACCCCATcctccctctcccagcctctaccaaccacttttctactttcCGACTCTATGGATTCAATTACTCAAAGTACTTGCATATGAGTGATATCGTACAATATTTCTCTTCTTGTGTTtggcctatttcacttagcatagtgtcttcAGGATTCATCCAGGTTGTAGCAAGtgttagaattctttttttttttaatttattttttattggtgttcaatttactaacatacagaataacccccagtgcccgtcacccattcactcccaccccccgccctccttcccttctaccacccctagttcgtttcccagagttagcagtctttacgttctgtctccctttctgatatttcccacacatttcttctctcttcccttatattccctctcactgttatttatattccccaaatgaatgagaacatataatgtttgtccttctccgactgacttacttcactcagcataataccctccagttccatccacgttgaagcaaatggtgggtatttgtcatttctaatagctgagtaatattccattgtatacataaaccattcTTTTAAGGCTGAAAAATTTTTCATTGTATGTACATACCATATTCTgcttatacatttattcattgataGAACTTGGGTTGTTCCCAGTTTTTGGCTCTTCTAGATAATGTTCCTTTGAGCATGGGTGTATATAATGTTCTTTTGAGAAAAGTACTCTGTGTTACTCTGAGGAAGTCAGTGAGGCTCTCTGACACTCGT contains:
- the LOC144305849 gene encoding olfactory receptor 8D1; amino-acid sequence: MVAGNHSTASEFVLVGLTQQPELQQPLFLLFLGIYILTVVGNLGLILLITLSPSLHTPMYYFLSSLSFIDLCYSSVITPKMLVNFLGRKNMILYSECMTQLFFFVVFVVAEGYLLTVMAYDRYVAICSPLLYSVVMSPRVCSLLVLVAFSLGFLSAVAHTSAMMQLSFCRSHIINHYFCDVLPLLNLSCSDTHLNELLLFIIAGFNTLVPTLAVCISYAFIFYSILRIRSSEGRSKAFGTCSSHLMAVGIFFGSITFMYFKPPSSNSLEQEKVSSVFYTTVIPMLNPLIYSLRNKDVKKALRKVLVKK